Proteins encoded in a region of the Streptomyces sp. NBC_00258 genome:
- a CDS encoding GOLPH3/VPS74 family protein, producing the protein MQNETLIVEDLMLLLMDDKSGAIAGAGTLYYTLGGAVLVELGLDGHVTVDENDKGLNGLKVHAVSGDPLSDPVLQTAHEQVADRVRGVQTLLIEIGTGLRETVLERLVERGMLRQESKKTLGLFRSTSTKAADTGHKNALLERVRAVLVYGEEPDARTAAVIGLLSASGTLPSLHRSIPWSGKVYKRAKELEQASWSAEAVNTAVMRTVAAVSVGTAVAVTVTN; encoded by the coding sequence ATGCAAAACGAGACCCTCATTGTCGAAGACCTGATGCTGCTGCTGATGGACGACAAGTCGGGAGCGATCGCGGGAGCGGGCACGCTGTACTACACCCTCGGTGGCGCCGTTCTCGTCGAGCTCGGCCTCGACGGACACGTCACGGTCGACGAGAACGACAAGGGACTGAACGGTCTGAAGGTCCACGCCGTCTCCGGCGATCCGCTGTCGGACCCTGTGCTCCAGACCGCCCATGAGCAGGTCGCCGACCGAGTGCGAGGTGTGCAGACCCTCCTCATCGAGATCGGCACAGGGTTGCGCGAGACCGTTCTCGAGCGACTCGTCGAGCGGGGCATGCTGCGTCAGGAGAGCAAGAAGACGCTGGGTCTGTTCCGTTCGACTTCCACGAAGGCCGCGGACACCGGGCACAAGAACGCTCTACTGGAAAGAGTCCGCGCCGTCCTGGTCTACGGCGAGGAGCCCGATGCCCGTACAGCGGCGGTGATCGGACTGCTCTCCGCGAGCGGCACCCTGCCGAGCCTGCACCGCTCCATCCCGTGGTCGGGCAAGGTCTACAAGCGTGCGAAGGAACTGGAGCAGGCCAGTTGGAGCGCCGAAGCGGTGAACACCGCCGTGATGCGGACCGTGGCAGCGGTCTCTGTGGGGACCGCTGTGGCTGTCACCGTCACCAACTAG
- a CDS encoding HEAT repeat domain-containing protein — MGRQLEKLIENLSIWQTGDYGGGNTPSPRDLAIVELRTMGPQAVQALIERLEDLLAATAGHRERVAAVQAAWTAWYEESDRLSDEHGLGADLERYRTIPSNSLPQRSAQDTNYRDPHDLKQGIIEALRQLGDQRAAPVLTAALSDRTCIPAAAQALCDIHADRAVPALLDAVTLIDHNINRSLVFDPLLASLRSYGVSLAQARERFEAEASPLGRVRLLHLMTQLPDDGTGRPSESQIRDSLVFLALDDKDNTSRWEAVGSLNKLDNNPVERDMFSDWEAPPPADVIRSAIALAAHGEPRGHDRELTSRLRRIRHTPPAARAVEATLTQDSPEPDAQELRLALRLVLGVHTSALDDPLRLARALHRLSSHSQVGDSALLALRRTCWDLLFPQMVQDDEARRREARTIFDAIATPHEHTRFASYTASQSFWNKFRQRFRRG, encoded by the coding sequence ATGGGCAGGCAGCTCGAAAAGCTGATTGAGAACCTGAGTATCTGGCAGACGGGCGACTACGGCGGCGGCAACACCCCAAGTCCTCGCGACCTGGCCATCGTCGAGCTGCGGACGATGGGGCCGCAAGCAGTCCAGGCACTCATCGAGCGTCTCGAGGATCTCCTGGCCGCCACCGCGGGGCATCGCGAGCGTGTCGCCGCGGTCCAGGCCGCGTGGACCGCCTGGTACGAGGAGAGCGACAGACTCAGCGACGAGCACGGATTGGGCGCCGACCTCGAGCGCTACCGCACGATCCCCAGCAACAGCCTCCCCCAGCGGTCGGCGCAGGACACGAACTACCGGGATCCCCACGACCTCAAACAGGGGATCATCGAGGCTCTGCGTCAGCTCGGTGACCAGCGGGCGGCGCCCGTGCTCACGGCCGCACTGTCGGACCGTACGTGTATCCCCGCGGCGGCCCAGGCGCTGTGTGACATCCACGCCGACCGGGCCGTGCCCGCGTTGCTCGACGCTGTCACCCTCATTGACCACAACATCAACAGAAGCCTCGTGTTCGACCCGCTGTTGGCCTCACTACGGAGCTACGGGGTCTCCTTGGCGCAGGCACGGGAACGGTTCGAGGCCGAGGCCTCCCCGCTGGGCCGGGTACGCCTGTTGCACTTGATGACGCAGCTGCCTGACGACGGCACCGGCAGGCCCTCCGAGTCGCAGATCAGAGACTCGCTGGTCTTTCTCGCACTCGACGACAAGGACAACACAAGTCGATGGGAGGCCGTCGGCAGTCTGAACAAGCTCGACAACAACCCAGTCGAGAGAGACATGTTCTCCGACTGGGAAGCGCCGCCCCCGGCCGATGTCATCCGCTCGGCGATCGCCTTGGCCGCCCATGGCGAACCACGGGGCCATGACCGGGAGTTGACGAGCAGGCTGCGCCGCATACGGCACACGCCGCCCGCCGCGCGAGCCGTCGAGGCCACGCTCACCCAGGACTCACCCGAGCCGGACGCCCAGGAACTGCGCCTCGCGCTACGACTCGTCCTAGGGGTGCACACCTCCGCACTGGATGATCCTCTGCGGTTGGCCCGCGCGTTGCACCGGCTGTCGTCGCACTCCCAGGTCGGCGACTCTGCGCTCCTCGCCCTGCGCCGCACCTGCTGGGATCTGCTGTTCCCGCAGATGGTCCAGGACGACGAGGCACGCCGGCGCGAGGCGCGGACCATCTTCGACGCCATCGCCACACCGCACGAGCACACCCGGTTCGCGAGCTACACCGCGTCCCAGTCGTTCTGGAACAAGTTCCGGCAGCGGTTCAGGCGAGGGTGA